The Bacillus sp. Y1 genome has a window encoding:
- a CDS encoding FtsW/RodA/SpoVE family cell cycle protein: MSSNQQPSSKIDFHLIFILMLLFLSSCIAIYSAQSTGQYDSNFLLKQIIWYGIGIGIIVAVITLDSDQLKKLSWYAYGFGVFLLAFLIIAPSSIAPVINGAKSWYKAPFIGSLQPAELMKVFIILALARAIGDHHEKYRIKTIQTDFILLGKIVLITMVPLLLVMQQPDLGTSLVMIAIMIGMIFISGVSWKILLPIFSSGISLIGVIFYLVLWKPEILEKYLGVKEYQFGRIYSWIDPYNYQSSTGFQLTRSLLAIGSGETTGKGYGTREVYLPESHTDFIFSIVGEEFGFVGASVIISLFFLLIYHITKVGMETKNEFYTYICVGIISMITFHVFQNIGMTIGLLPITGIPLPFISYGGSSIMGNFLAISLIFSIRYHHKKYMFSSDD; this comes from the coding sequence ATGTCTTCAAATCAACAGCCTTCGTCTAAAATAGACTTTCATTTAATATTTATCTTAATGCTTCTGTTTCTATCGAGCTGTATTGCTATTTATAGCGCGCAATCGACAGGACAGTATGATTCAAACTTTTTATTAAAACAGATCATTTGGTATGGAATTGGAATCGGGATTATTGTTGCTGTCATCACACTTGATTCGGACCAGCTTAAAAAGCTCTCATGGTATGCCTATGGATTTGGAGTATTTCTTTTGGCCTTCCTCATCATTGCTCCATCTAGTATTGCACCAGTGATTAATGGGGCGAAGAGTTGGTATAAGGCGCCGTTTATCGGATCGCTTCAGCCAGCTGAGCTTATGAAGGTATTTATCATCCTCGCACTTGCAAGAGCAATAGGAGATCATCATGAGAAATACCGAATCAAAACCATTCAAACGGATTTTATTTTATTAGGAAAAATTGTTCTTATTACGATGGTACCGTTACTGCTCGTCATGCAACAACCGGATTTAGGAACATCTCTTGTAATGATAGCGATTATGATAGGGATGATCTTTATTTCTGGGGTATCATGGAAGATTCTTCTGCCGATCTTTTCGTCAGGAATCTCTTTGATCGGAGTCATTTTCTACTTAGTACTATGGAAACCTGAAATACTAGAAAAGTATCTCGGAGTTAAGGAGTATCAATTTGGGAGAATTTATTCCTGGATCGACCCTTACAATTATCAAAGTTCTACCGGCTTCCAGCTGACCCGTTCCTTGCTAGCCATTGGTTCAGGAGAAACGACAGGGAAGGGCTACGGTACGAGAGAAGTATACTTGCCAGAAAGTCATACCGATTTTATCTTTAGTATTGTGGGAGAAGAATTTGGTTTTGTCGGTGCTAGCGTCATTATTAGTTTGTTTTTCTTACTGATCTACCATATTACAAAGGTTGGTATGGAAACGAAAAATGAGTTTTATACGTATATTTGTGTCGGAATTATTAGTATGATTACCTTCCACGTGTTTCAAAACATCGGAATGACGATTGGTCTTTTACCAATCACAGGAATTCCGCTTCCATTCATTAGTTATGGGGGAAGCTCAATAATGGGGAATTTCCTAGCAATCAGCTTAATCTTTTCGATTCGTTATCACCATAAAAAGTATATGTTTTCAAGTGACGATTAA
- the spoIIP gene encoding stage II sporulation protein P yields the protein MKSSKLSLWTFLQGWLAIMLATFLLAGIATTYTNAFTSETVKKWISNIDTHEWLVYFVKSENHHIYNEKASLTVSSLSKLALKLATNIQPEDTRTFLGRELPGFSVFDTNIVVAGTGTNFTNLPIESAPPVEILLQEREIAKEMLKESEGDNTPVVAGKKSVFIYHTHSWESFLPLLKNAKEPEEATSNNESANIIAVGKKLTEELNTNGISVLHDTTSMPNLLKENNLTTDHSYDLSRKLVQEALGGNDAIDYVIDIHRDSLRKEKTTQVINGKSYARLFFVVGKANKNYEQNLKVATELNEMIDEKYPNLSRGVLAKGLTEGNGVYNQDLSTGSILVEFGGVDNDLTELYNTIEAFAEIFSEYYWKAEKVNG from the coding sequence ATGAAGTCTTCAAAGCTATCTTTATGGACCTTTTTACAAGGCTGGTTGGCTATCATGCTAGCTACGTTCTTACTTGCAGGAATTGCAACAACCTACACAAATGCCTTTACTTCTGAAACCGTCAAAAAATGGATTTCGAATATTGACACACATGAATGGCTTGTTTATTTTGTAAAATCGGAGAACCACCATATATATAACGAAAAAGCGAGCTTAACGGTTTCTTCCTTATCAAAGCTCGCTCTAAAACTGGCAACAAATATTCAACCAGAGGATACAAGAACGTTTTTGGGAAGAGAACTGCCTGGATTTTCCGTATTTGATACAAATATCGTAGTTGCCGGTACTGGTACGAATTTCACTAACCTTCCGATCGAATCCGCTCCACCGGTAGAAATTTTATTACAAGAAAGAGAAATCGCAAAGGAAATGCTTAAAGAGTCTGAAGGTGACAACACCCCAGTCGTGGCAGGGAAAAAAAGTGTATTTATCTACCATACACATAGCTGGGAATCATTTCTACCATTATTAAAAAACGCTAAGGAACCTGAAGAGGCGACTAGTAACAATGAATCAGCAAACATAATTGCTGTTGGGAAAAAGCTTACTGAGGAACTAAATACGAATGGTATTAGTGTTCTTCACGATACAACAAGCATGCCTAACCTATTAAAGGAGAATAATCTTACAACCGATCATTCCTACGATCTTTCCCGTAAACTTGTCCAAGAGGCACTTGGAGGAAATGATGCTATTGATTACGTCATCGATATTCACCGTGACTCGCTTCGAAAAGAAAAAACAACACAGGTAATTAATGGAAAATCTTACGCCAGACTATTCTTTGTTGTCGGAAAAGCAAATAAAAATTACGAACAGAATCTAAAAGTGGCAACTGAACTAAATGAAATGATTGATGAAAAATATCCGAACCTGAGCCGCGGTGTTCTAGCAAAAGGACTAACGGAAGGAAACGGAGTCTATAATCAAGATTTATCGACAGGGTCGATTCTCGTAGAGTTTGGCGGAGTGGATAATGACTTAACCGAACTGTATAACACGATTGAGGCCTTTGCGGAGATCTTTAGTGAATACTATTGGAAGGCAGAGAAGGTAAATGGATAA
- a CDS encoding (S)-benzoin forming benzil reductase, producing the protein MKYAVVTGASKGLGASISERVLQEQFGLISISRNEHPALTQLAQENGLFYKHVTCDLTNRIETEQAFSAVAEIIFSSTENEVLLVNNAGVVEPIDRVGSLDHEAIEISLQLNVAAPMFATNLFLQKANGTKLTVVNVTSGAAERPVQGWSVYCSTKAALNMFTKTVAVEQDHSGNATIIGYSPGIMDTDMQGVIRSSTEHAFQEVNKFIAYKENGMLRSTKIVADALIDLLLTEEIENGKIYSVNNLLK; encoded by the coding sequence ATGAAGTATGCTGTTGTAACTGGGGCTTCCAAAGGACTTGGTGCCTCGATTTCCGAAAGAGTACTACAGGAACAGTTCGGGCTCATTTCTATTTCTAGAAATGAACATCCTGCCTTAACACAGCTTGCTCAGGAAAATGGATTGTTTTATAAGCATGTAACATGCGATTTGACGAATAGAATTGAGACCGAGCAAGCTTTTTCTGCAGTTGCCGAGATTATTTTTTCCAGTACAGAAAATGAAGTTTTACTCGTTAATAACGCAGGTGTGGTTGAACCGATTGACCGAGTTGGAAGTTTAGATCATGAGGCAATTGAAATATCCCTTCAACTCAATGTTGCTGCTCCGATGTTCGCGACGAACCTTTTCTTACAAAAGGCAAACGGAACGAAGCTAACCGTTGTTAATGTTACATCTGGTGCTGCCGAAAGACCGGTTCAAGGATGGAGTGTGTATTGTAGCACAAAGGCAGCCTTAAATATGTTTACTAAAACCGTGGCAGTAGAACAAGACCATTCCGGCAATGCAACGATTATTGGTTATAGTCCAGGAATTATGGATACTGATATGCAAGGTGTCATACGCTCTTCAACGGAGCATGCCTTCCAAGAGGTGAATAAATTTATTGCTTATAAAGAAAATGGGATGCTAAGAAGCACAAAAATTGTTGCCGATGCACTCATTGACTTGCTTCTTACTGAAGAGATTGAAAACGGAAAAATTTATAGCGTAAATAATCTACTAAAGTAG
- a CDS encoding GNAT family N-acetyltransferase has translation MEFVKNYKDQITLRHSFNELASSTFGIQFEEWYTRGYWNESYIPYSFVVNDKVIANVSVNVLTLLINGKLKKAVQIGTVMTDVQFRNQGLSKTLLQKVFEDYDKQVDLYYLFANHMVLEFYPKFGFSRRIEYLFSKKLSTKQHNQTLRKINLENDLHLLEDYSTNRKPLSQTFSSIHTKGINFFHFLHVFSNNLYYDESCESILIYKVIENDIHLFDCISKRVALDEQIQALSALGENVYLHFTPDQPENYRVHPIDSNDDVLFVKTTSPLELPHYFKHPVTSQA, from the coding sequence ATGGAATTCGTAAAGAATTACAAAGACCAAATAACACTTCGGCACAGTTTTAATGAACTTGCATCTTCGACTTTTGGTATTCAGTTTGAAGAATGGTATACAAGAGGCTACTGGAATGAAAGCTATATTCCGTATTCGTTTGTCGTAAATGACAAGGTAATTGCCAATGTGTCCGTGAATGTACTAACTCTTCTTATTAATGGAAAATTGAAAAAAGCCGTACAGATTGGCACGGTTATGACGGACGTCCAATTTCGAAACCAAGGTTTATCAAAGACTCTTTTACAAAAAGTATTTGAGGATTATGACAAACAGGTAGACCTCTATTATTTATTTGCGAACCACATGGTTCTGGAGTTTTATCCGAAATTCGGATTTAGTCGAAGAATAGAGTATCTTTTCAGCAAAAAACTCTCAACAAAACAACATAACCAAACGCTTAGAAAGATAAATCTAGAAAATGATCTTCATTTACTCGAAGATTACAGTACCAATAGAAAGCCACTATCACAAACATTTTCAAGTATACATACAAAGGGAATCAATTTTTTTCATTTCCTTCATGTGTTCTCAAACAATCTTTATTACGATGAATCATGTGAATCCATTCTTATCTATAAAGTGATCGAAAACGATATTCATCTATTTGATTGTATTAGTAAAAGAGTAGCATTAGACGAGCAAATCCAAGCATTATCTGCATTAGGGGAAAACGTGTATCTTCATTTTACACCTGACCAACCTGAGAATTACAGAGTTCATCCAATAGATTCAAACGATGATGTACTGTTTGTAAAAACGACTTCCCCTTTGGAGTTGCCGCATTATTTTAAGCATCCAGTTACAAGTCAAGCATAA
- a CDS encoding MMPL family transporter, translated as MYAIIKNKWLVLVAWIALIVGLFMLAPNMADLVREKGQIDVPEGYSSSLASDIMENVQEQEGGGDDTQVALVFHSEEKLTDKEIQEAEKAIRALENKKEELGITEILTHFNEDVLEEQLVSKDEKAILTSLTIEWKDREPKELSEALYETIEDVKVDHDYTSNWLINEDLMTSSQEGLKKTEGITVVFILVVLLLVFRSVVAPIIPLLTVGFSYLAAQSIVSILVDKVDFPISSYTQIFLVAILFGIGTDYCILLLSRYKEELTHHENRADAIVATYKNAGRTVFFSGLAVMIGFAAIGFSKFVLYQSAAAVAVGVALLILALFTIVPFFMAVLGGKIFWPSKSTAEHGESKFWGVVGQFSLKRPVLALLIVAAVCVPFLVTYDSKLSYNSLEEISGDVNSIRAFNAIADSFGPGESMPTQIVLKNDEAMDSMEYINLVEEISKQLARVPLVDTVRSVTRPTGEPIEDFLIAKQADTLQEGLGEGKEGLDQISSGLKEASVGLESSAPQLEQATAGIGELVTGTSQVQSGLTEIQTNLAKIEDGIRQGAAGSAQIKTELGNMKSGAEQLLAEYKKLAGAYGQMGAGLNELSAALASTEQYFAALETSYPALQMDESYQRLKGTVQTVQPQLAGVASGMAEANAGFAVINENQQRIVSGLEQFIVGIDKQLAGLNQLANGQGQIVDNMPKLTSGLAGIRDGQQQLADGFGELGGQLGQLTDGLNQSVDGLNQISDGLGSAQDYIKGLSENENGAFYLPPEVLESEDFVQVLDTYMSNDRKVMTIDVILEANPYSNEAINQVDKLNEAVKSATANTKLENAVVAVGGVTRTNADLDAISGEDYSRTVVLMLVGITIILVILFRSMIMPAYIIASLILTFYTSMGINEAIFVNLLGYTGISWAVPFFGFVILIALGVDYSIFLMDRFNEYKDLSIREAMLESMKKMGTVIISAAVILGGTFAAMMPSGMLSLLQIASIVLVGLFLYALVILPLFIPVMVRTFGKANWWPFLREKIN; from the coding sequence ATGTATGCGATTATTAAAAATAAGTGGTTAGTGTTAGTGGCATGGATTGCTCTAATTGTTGGACTGTTCATGCTTGCTCCCAACATGGCCGATCTTGTTCGTGAGAAGGGACAAATTGATGTTCCGGAAGGATATTCCTCTTCATTAGCCTCTGACATTATGGAAAACGTCCAAGAACAGGAAGGCGGAGGAGATGATACGCAGGTCGCCCTCGTTTTTCATAGTGAGGAAAAATTAACGGATAAAGAAATACAAGAGGCTGAAAAAGCGATTCGGGCACTTGAAAACAAAAAAGAAGAGCTTGGGATTACAGAAATTCTGACTCATTTTAATGAGGATGTTCTAGAAGAACAGCTTGTCTCAAAGGATGAAAAAGCGATTCTTACATCGTTAACCATTGAGTGGAAGGATCGTGAACCGAAAGAACTAAGTGAAGCCCTTTATGAAACGATCGAGGACGTGAAGGTCGACCACGATTACACGAGTAATTGGTTAATTAATGAAGACTTGATGACAAGCTCGCAAGAAGGGCTGAAAAAGACAGAAGGAATAACCGTTGTTTTCATCTTAGTGGTATTGTTACTCGTATTCCGTTCGGTGGTAGCACCGATCATCCCATTGTTGACGGTTGGGTTCTCCTATTTAGCAGCACAATCGATAGTATCCATCTTAGTAGATAAAGTAGACTTCCCGATTTCGAGCTACACGCAAATTTTCCTTGTAGCTATACTTTTCGGAATCGGAACCGACTATTGTATTCTTCTTCTAAGCCGATACAAGGAAGAATTAACACATCATGAAAATCGTGCAGATGCTATTGTTGCAACTTACAAAAATGCAGGTCGTACCGTGTTTTTTAGTGGTTTAGCTGTCATGATTGGATTTGCTGCAATTGGATTTTCAAAGTTTGTGCTTTACCAATCAGCGGCAGCAGTTGCCGTTGGGGTTGCACTATTAATACTAGCCTTATTTACGATTGTTCCGTTTTTTATGGCTGTACTTGGCGGAAAAATCTTTTGGCCTTCAAAAAGTACGGCTGAGCACGGAGAAAGCAAATTCTGGGGTGTAGTTGGTCAATTTTCTCTTAAACGGCCAGTGTTGGCCCTTCTTATTGTAGCGGCCGTTTGTGTACCGTTTTTGGTCACATACGATAGTAAGCTTTCTTATAATTCTCTTGAAGAAATAAGTGGAGATGTCAATTCTATTCGTGCCTTTAATGCGATTGCTGATAGCTTTGGGCCAGGTGAATCCATGCCGACTCAAATCGTTTTAAAAAATGACGAGGCAATGGACTCAATGGAATATATTAATCTAGTGGAAGAAATCAGTAAGCAGTTAGCGCGCGTACCACTAGTAGACACCGTTCGATCGGTTACACGACCAACGGGTGAACCGATCGAAGACTTTTTAATCGCGAAGCAAGCCGACACGTTACAGGAAGGACTTGGAGAAGGAAAAGAAGGTCTCGATCAAATAAGTTCAGGTCTAAAGGAAGCAAGTGTTGGTCTTGAGAGTTCGGCTCCACAACTTGAACAGGCAACTGCTGGGATCGGGGAGCTCGTAACGGGAACATCGCAGGTTCAGTCAGGATTAACTGAAATTCAAACAAACTTAGCAAAAATTGAAGATGGTATTCGTCAAGGAGCAGCAGGTTCTGCACAAATCAAAACAGAGCTCGGAAACATGAAGTCTGGTGCTGAGCAGCTTTTAGCGGAGTACAAGAAGCTTGCTGGTGCGTATGGACAAATGGGAGCTGGCTTAAACGAGCTTTCTGCCGCTCTTGCTTCTACTGAACAGTATTTTGCCGCTTTAGAAACGAGTTATCCTGCGTTACAAATGGATGAATCTTATCAAAGATTAAAGGGGACGGTTCAAACGGTTCAGCCACAATTAGCTGGAGTAGCTAGTGGCATGGCTGAGGCTAATGCTGGATTTGCAGTAATTAATGAGAACCAACAAAGAATCGTTTCTGGTTTAGAGCAGTTTATCGTTGGAATTGACAAACAGCTTGCTGGCCTCAATCAGCTTGCAAACGGTCAAGGGCAAATTGTTGATAATATGCCAAAGCTAACTTCTGGCTTAGCTGGAATTCGTGACGGTCAACAGCAGCTTGCAGATGGCTTTGGTGAATTAGGCGGTCAATTAGGTCAACTAACAGATGGCTTGAACCAAAGTGTGGATGGCTTAAATCAAATTTCAGATGGATTAGGCTCGGCTCAAGACTATATTAAAGGTCTTTCTGAAAACGAGAATGGTGCGTTCTATCTACCACCTGAGGTCCTTGAAAGTGAAGATTTTGTTCAGGTGTTAGACACATATATGTCTAATGATCGTAAAGTAATGACGATTGATGTTATTCTTGAAGCTAACCCTTACTCCAATGAGGCCATCAATCAAGTGGATAAACTAAATGAAGCAGTAAAGAGTGCCACAGCGAATACGAAGCTTGAAAATGCCGTGGTTGCCGTTGGTGGAGTGACAAGAACAAATGCTGACCTTGATGCCATTTCAGGAGAAGATTATTCTCGTACTGTTGTGCTGATGTTAGTAGGGATAACCATCATCTTAGTCATTCTGTTCCGTTCAATGATCATGCCAGCGTATATCATTGCATCGTTGATTTTAACGTTCTACACATCTATGGGAATTAATGAAGCGATATTTGTTAACCTCCTAGGTTATACAGGAATTAGCTGGGCCGTACCATTCTTCGGCTTTGTTATCTTAATCGCACTCGGAGTAGATTATAGTATCTTCTTAATGGACCGTTTTAATGAATATAAGGATCTATCCATTCGTGAAGCCATGCTTGAATCAATGAAAAAAATGGGTACGGTGATCATTTCAGCAGCTGTCATCCTAGGTGGAACCTTTGCTGCGATGATGCCTTCAGGAATGCTATCCTTACTACAAATCGCATCCATCGTGTTAGTAGGATTATTCCTATATGCCCTTGTGATTCTTCCATTATTTATCCCGGTCATGGTAAGAACCTTTGGAAAAGCCAACTGGTGGCCGTTCTTACGGGAAAAAATAAATTAG